The following proteins are co-located in the Streptococcus anginosus genome:
- the ntdP gene encoding nucleoside tri-diphosphate phosphatase has translation MKLPKEGDFITIQSYKHNGSLHRTWRDTMVLKTTENAIIGVNDHTLVTESDGRRWVTREPAIVYFHKKYWFNIIAMIRENGISYYCNLASPYYLDAEALKYIDYDLDVKVFTNGEKRLLDVDEYERHKRQMNYSNDLDYILKENVKILVDWINNERGPFSQAYVNIWYKRYVELKNR, from the coding sequence ATGAAGCTTCCAAAAGAAGGCGACTTTATTACAATTCAAAGTTATAAGCATAATGGAAGTCTGCACCGCACTTGGCGCGACACCATGGTACTAAAAACAACAGAAAACGCCATTATTGGTGTCAACGACCATACCTTGGTCACAGAAAGTGACGGGCGGCGTTGGGTGACACGTGAGCCAGCTATTGTCTATTTTCATAAAAAATATTGGTTTAACATTATCGCTATGATCCGCGAAAATGGGATTTCCTACTATTGCAATCTAGCCAGCCCCTATTATCTTGATGCAGAAGCATTAAAATACATAGATTATGATTTAGATGTCAAAGTCTTCACCAATGGTGAAAAGCGATTGCTGGATGTAGATGAATACGAGCGCCACAAGCGGCAAATGAACTATTCCAATGATTTAGATTACATTCTCAAGGAGAATGTGAAAATCTTAGTAGACTGGATTAATAATGAGCGTGGACCTTTTTCACAAGCCTATGTCAATATTTGGTACAAACGTTATGTAGAGCTAAAGAATCGCTAA
- a CDS encoding valine--tRNA ligase: MSKELSPKYNPAEVEAGRYQKWLDEDVFKPSGDKKAHPYSIVIPPPNVTGKLHLGHAWDTTLQDIIIRQKRMQGFDTLWLPGMDHAGIATQAKVEARLAEDGISRYDLGREKFLDKVWEWKDEYASTIKQQWGKMGISVDYSRERFTLDEGLSKAVRKVFVELYKKGWIYRGEFIINWDPKARTALSDIEVIHKDVEGAFYHMNYMLEDGSRSLEVATTRPETMFGDVAVAVNPNDDRYKDLIGQNVILPIVNKAIPIVGDEHADPEFGTGVVKITPAHDPNDFLVGQRHNLPQINVMNDDGTMNELAGEFAGMDRFEARKAVVKKLEEIGALVEIEKMVHSVGHSERTGVPVEPRLSTQWFVKMDQLAKNAIANQDTDDEVKFYPPRFNDTFLQWMENVHDWVISRQLWWGHQIPAWYNAEGEMYVGEEAPEGDGWTQDEDVLDTWFSSALWPFSTMGWPDTDSEDFKRYFPTSTLVTGYDIIFFWVSRMIFQSLEFTERRPFENVLIHGLIRDEQGRKMSKSLGNGIDPMDVIEKYGADALRWFLSNGSAPGQDVRFSYEKMDAAWNFINKIWNISRYILMNNEDLTLDQASANVEKVAAGTAGNVTDRWILHNLNETIAKVTENFDKFEFGVAGHILYNFIWDEFADWYVELTKEVLYSDNEDEKVITRSVLLYTLDKILRLLHPIMPFVTEEIFEQISEGSIVTAEYPTVNPAFENEAAHKGVESLKDLIRAVRNARSEVNVAPSKPITLLVKTSDSELEAFFNANVNYIKRFTNPEHLEIAEDLAVPELAMSSIITGAEIYLPLADLLNVEEELARLNKELAKWQKELDIVAKKLGNEKFVANAKPEVVQKERDKQVDYQSKYDAIVARIEEMKKLVK, encoded by the coding sequence ATGTCAAAAGAACTTTCACCAAAATATAACCCAGCTGAGGTTGAGGCTGGGCGTTATCAAAAATGGTTAGATGAGGATGTTTTCAAGCCTTCTGGCGATAAGAAAGCTCATCCGTATTCTATCGTTATTCCACCACCAAACGTCACTGGTAAACTTCACCTTGGTCACGCTTGGGATACTACTTTGCAAGATATTATTATCCGTCAAAAACGTATGCAAGGTTTTGATACTTTATGGCTTCCTGGTATGGACCATGCGGGGATTGCAACACAAGCAAAAGTTGAGGCACGTCTGGCTGAAGATGGTATCTCACGCTATGACCTTGGTCGTGAAAAATTCCTTGATAAAGTCTGGGAATGGAAAGATGAATATGCATCAACAATCAAACAACAATGGGGTAAAATGGGTATCTCTGTTGACTACTCACGTGAACGTTTCACCCTTGATGAAGGATTGTCAAAAGCAGTTCGTAAAGTCTTTGTTGAACTTTATAAAAAAGGTTGGATTTATCGTGGTGAATTTATCATCAACTGGGATCCAAAAGCTCGTACAGCCCTTTCTGATATCGAAGTTATCCACAAAGATGTCGAAGGTGCTTTCTACCACATGAACTACATGTTGGAAGATGGTTCACGTAGCCTTGAAGTTGCCACAACTCGTCCTGAAACAATGTTCGGTGACGTAGCCGTTGCGGTTAACCCAAATGATGACCGTTACAAAGATTTGATTGGTCAAAATGTTATCCTTCCAATCGTTAACAAAGCTATTCCAATCGTCGGTGATGAACACGCTGACCCAGAATTTGGTACTGGTGTAGTTAAAATCACTCCAGCACACGACCCTAATGACTTCTTAGTTGGTCAGCGTCATAACTTGCCACAAATCAACGTCATGAATGATGATGGTACAATGAACGAACTTGCTGGTGAATTTGCTGGTATGGACCGCTTTGAAGCTCGCAAAGCTGTCGTTAAAAAATTGGAAGAAATCGGTGCGCTTGTTGAAATCGAAAAAATGGTTCATAGCGTTGGTCACTCAGAACGTACTGGTGTGCCAGTTGAACCACGTTTGTCAACACAATGGTTCGTTAAAATGGACCAATTGGCTAAAAATGCGATTGCTAACCAAGACACTGATGACGAAGTGAAGTTCTACCCACCACGTTTCAACGATACTTTCCTACAATGGATGGAAAACGTTCACGACTGGGTTATCTCTCGTCAATTATGGTGGGGTCACCAAATTCCTGCATGGTACAATGCTGAAGGTGAAATGTACGTCGGTGAAGAAGCTCCAGAAGGTGACGGATGGACTCAAGACGAAGATGTGCTTGATACTTGGTTTAGTTCAGCCCTATGGCCATTCTCAACAATGGGTTGGCCTGACACAGACTCAGAAGATTTCAAACGTTACTTCCCAACATCTACATTGGTAACTGGTTATGATATCATCTTCTTCTGGGTATCACGTATGATTTTCCAATCATTGGAATTCACAGAACGCCGTCCATTTGAAAACGTGCTTATCCACGGTCTTATCCGTGACGAACAAGGACGTAAAATGTCTAAATCACTTGGTAACGGTATTGATCCAATGGATGTTATCGAAAAATATGGTGCTGATGCGCTTCGATGGTTCTTGTCAAATGGTTCTGCACCAGGTCAAGACGTTCGTTTCTCTTACGAAAAAATGGATGCAGCTTGGAACTTTATTAACAAAATCTGGAACATCTCTCGTTACATTTTGATGAACAATGAAGACCTTACACTTGACCAAGCTAGCGCAAATGTTGAAAAAGTTGCTGCTGGTACAGCTGGTAACGTTACAGACCGTTGGATTCTCCACAACTTGAACGAAACAATCGCTAAAGTCACTGAAAACTTTGATAAATTTGAATTCGGTGTGGCTGGTCACATTCTTTACAACTTCATCTGGGATGAATTTGCTGACTGGTATGTTGAGTTGACTAAAGAAGTGCTTTACAGCGACAATGAAGACGAAAAAGTTATTACTCGCTCAGTTCTGCTTTACACACTTGATAAGATCCTTCGTTTGCTTCACCCAATCATGCCGTTTGTGACGGAAGAAATCTTTGAACAAATTTCTGAAGGTTCAATCGTAACAGCTGAATACCCAACAGTTAACCCCGCATTTGAAAATGAAGCAGCGCACAAAGGTGTTGAAAGTCTTAAAGACCTGATCCGTGCTGTACGTAACGCACGTAGCGAAGTGAACGTTGCTCCAAGCAAACCAATTACACTTCTTGTGAAAACAAGCGACAGCGAATTAGAAGCATTCTTCAACGCTAATGTCAACTACATCAAGCGTTTTACAAATCCAGAGCATTTGGAAATCGCGGAGGACCTTGCTGTGCCAGAATTAGCTATGTCTAGCATCATCACAGGAGCAGAAATCTATCTGCCTCTCGCTGACTTGCTCAACGTTGAAGAAGAACTAGCTCGCCTCAACAAAGAACTGGCAAAATGGCAAAAAGAGCTAGACATAGTTGCCAAAAAACTCGGTAACGAAAAATTCGTCGCTAACGCGAAACCAGAAGTTGTCCAAAAAGAACGCGACAAACAAGTCGATTACCAATCTAAGTATGATGCGATAGTAGCGCGGATTGAAGAGATGAAGAAGTTGGTAAAATGA
- the recX gene encoding recombination regulator RecX, producing the protein MKITKIEKKKRLYLLELDETEKLYITEDTIVHFMLSKGMNITEQELKEIQEYAQFSYGKNLALYHLSFKQRTVKEVNDYLRKHDMEEETIVHVIDNLKKDNWLDDAKYAHAVINANLLSGDKGAYALKQKLIQKGIAASIIDDELHQHDFTNLAETVAQKLLKKYQGKLPEKALHDKILQQLINKGFSYEEAKIAYQSLTIENDDEKQQELLYKELDKQYRKYSQKYDGYDLKQRLTQALARKGYDFSDIASALREYL; encoded by the coding sequence ATGAAAATTACAAAAATTGAAAAGAAAAAGCGGCTTTATCTCTTAGAGCTGGATGAGACGGAAAAACTGTATATCACCGAAGATACCATTGTTCATTTTATGTTATCAAAAGGCATGAACATTACTGAGCAAGAGCTGAAAGAAATCCAAGAATATGCTCAATTTTCTTATGGAAAAAATCTGGCATTGTATCATCTTTCTTTCAAGCAGCGTACTGTAAAGGAAGTCAATGATTATTTGCGCAAGCACGACATGGAAGAGGAAACGATTGTTCACGTTATTGACAACTTAAAAAAAGACAACTGGCTAGATGATGCCAAATATGCTCATGCTGTTATCAATGCTAACCTCTTGTCTGGAGACAAAGGTGCATATGCACTCAAGCAAAAGTTAATACAAAAAGGAATTGCTGCTTCTATCATTGATGATGAATTACATCAACATGATTTTACAAATCTAGCAGAAACAGTTGCTCAAAAATTACTCAAAAAATATCAAGGGAAGCTTCCAGAAAAAGCGCTTCACGATAAAATCTTACAACAGCTCATCAATAAAGGCTTTTCCTATGAAGAAGCAAAAATAGCTTATCAAAGCCTTACCATAGAAAACGATGACGAAAAACAACAAGAATTGCTTTACAAAGAATTAGACAAACAATACCGCAAGTATTCCCAAAAATACGACGGCTATGATTTAAAACAACGCCTCACCCAAGCACTCGCTCGCAAAGGCTACGATTTTTCTGATATTGCTAGCGCTCTCAGAGAATATCTATAA
- a CDS encoding cytidine deaminase family protein: MDIWGKMYEEAKKLYDPHEVSPFVYANHVVAAIEAEDGKIYTGFCFEGTCGVFHLCAERAAAFNMYQYSGQTKMKRVLAFRDKPPYGGGSGMPCGACREFLMELNPENRHLEFMLDFEKRETITLGELMPYWWGQERAENDGK; the protein is encoded by the coding sequence ATGGATATTTGGGGAAAAATGTATGAAGAAGCCAAGAAGCTCTATGATCCGCATGAGGTATCGCCCTTTGTGTACGCTAATCATGTTGTAGCAGCTATTGAAGCAGAGGATGGAAAGATTTATACCGGCTTTTGCTTTGAAGGAACCTGTGGTGTTTTTCATCTCTGCGCTGAAAGGGCAGCAGCTTTTAATATGTATCAGTATTCTGGACAGACAAAAATGAAACGAGTATTGGCTTTTCGTGATAAACCGCCTTATGGCGGAGGTTCTGGTATGCCTTGTGGGGCGTGTAGAGAATTTCTAATGGAGTTGAATCCTGAAAATCGTCATCTGGAGTTTATGTTGGATTTTGAAAAACGAGAAACGATTACTTTGGGAGAACTCATGCCTTACTGGTGGGGGCAAGAACGTGCTGAAAATGACGGAAAATAA
- the cysK gene encoding cysteine synthase A, with protein MAQIYHNITELIGNTPIVKLNKLVPEGAADVYVKLEAFNPGSSVKDRIALSMIETAEQEGLIQPGATIVEATSGNTGIGLSWVGAAKGYKVVIVMPETMSVERRKIIQAYGAELVLTPGSEGMKGAIAKAEEIAKERNGWLPLQFNNPANPEVHERTTGAEIIAAFGEKGLDAFVGGVGTGGTISGVSHALKKVNPNIQVYAVEADESAILSGEKPGPHKIQGISAGFIPETLDIQAYDGIVRVTSDQALDLGRRVGGQEGFLVGISSAAAIYAALEVAKKLGAGKKVLALAPDNGERYLSTALYNF; from the coding sequence ATGGCACAAATTTATCATAACATTACAGAACTCATTGGAAATACTCCTATTGTGAAATTGAACAAGCTGGTTCCAGAAGGCGCTGCTGATGTCTATGTCAAGCTAGAAGCTTTCAATCCGGGGTCATCCGTCAAAGATCGCATTGCTCTTAGCATGATTGAGACCGCTGAGCAAGAGGGCTTGATTCAGCCGGGTGCAACCATTGTCGAAGCAACCAGCGGAAATACCGGAATCGGTTTGTCTTGGGTCGGTGCAGCTAAAGGTTATAAGGTCGTTATTGTTATGCCAGAAACCATGAGTGTGGAACGCCGCAAAATTATCCAAGCTTATGGCGCCGAATTGGTGCTCACTCCCGGAAGTGAGGGAATGAAAGGTGCGATTGCCAAAGCTGAAGAAATCGCCAAAGAACGCAACGGATGGCTGCCGCTACAGTTCAACAATCCAGCTAATCCTGAAGTACACGAAAGAACAACAGGAGCAGAAATTATTGCTGCTTTCGGTGAAAAAGGATTGGATGCCTTTGTCGGTGGAGTTGGCACAGGTGGTACAATTTCTGGCGTTTCTCACGCTCTCAAAAAAGTCAATCCAAATATACAAGTTTACGCAGTTGAAGCCGATGAGTCCGCTATCCTGTCAGGTGAAAAGCCTGGACCACACAAGATTCAAGGAATTTCAGCTGGTTTTATCCCAGAAACACTAGACATTCAAGCTTATGACGGTATTGTCCGCGTTACTTCTGATCAAGCGCTCGACCTTGGACGCCGTGTCGGTGGACAAGAAGGCTTTCTTGTAGGAATTTCTTCTGCCGCAGCTATCTATGCCGCACTTGAAGTCGCCAAAAAATTAGGCGCAGGCAAGAAAGTCCTAGCTCTTGCTCCAGATAACGGCGAGCGCTACCTCTCAACCGCTCTCTATAATTTTTAG
- a CDS encoding DUF960 domain-containing protein: protein MAFTNTRGRYASFGVVTSLPDDIIDSFWYIIDNFLKGVFELDELLRFELINHQGKLTFRFSEASLSTTVSFDFNDAFDPFFPREIFVTDNNGKETIMLPDEYTLM, encoded by the coding sequence ATGGCTTTTACAAATACACGTGGACGTTATGCCAGCTTTGGCGTTGTAACAAGTTTGCCAGATGACATTATTGATTCTTTCTGGTACATCATTGATAATTTTTTAAAAGGTGTGTTTGAATTAGATGAACTTCTTCGATTTGAACTCATCAACCATCAAGGAAAATTAACATTTCGATTTTCCGAAGCAAGTCTATCAACTACTGTCTCTTTTGATTTTAATGACGCTTTCGATCCATTTTTTCCACGAGAAATCTTTGTGACTGACAATAATGGTAAAGAAACTATTATGCTGCCAGATGAGTATACCTTGATGTAA
- a CDS encoding GNAT family N-acetyltransferase: protein MINILGQIEDNKLPNIETERLYLRQRLVSDAKEIFAYASLPEVTWPAGFPPAESVEEEENYLENIMPKRWIEQKIPSGYGICLKGTDEVIGSIDFNHRHADDVLEMGYLLHPDYWGQGLVPEAARALLEVGFTLLNLHKIEIECYGYNKASQRIAEKLGFTLEFRIRDRKDAQGKRCDLLRYGLLRSEWETQKK, encoded by the coding sequence ATGATAAATATTTTAGGTCAAATTGAAGATAATAAACTTCCTAATATTGAGACAGAGCGGCTGTATTTGCGCCAACGTCTAGTCTCAGATGCTAAAGAGATTTTTGCTTATGCGAGTTTGCCAGAGGTGACTTGGCCAGCTGGTTTTCCACCTGCAGAAAGCGTGGAAGAAGAGGAAAATTATCTCGAAAACATTATGCCAAAGCGCTGGATTGAGCAAAAAATACCGTCTGGTTATGGTATCTGCTTAAAAGGAACAGATGAAGTCATTGGCTCAATTGATTTTAATCATCGCCATGCTGATGATGTTCTTGAAATGGGCTATCTGCTTCATCCAGATTATTGGGGGCAAGGACTCGTGCCAGAAGCTGCGCGTGCGCTGTTGGAAGTTGGATTTACCCTACTCAATCTCCACAAAATTGAAATTGAATGTTATGGTTACAACAAAGCAAGCCAGCGTATTGCTGAAAAACTTGGCTTCACCCTCGAATTTCGCATTCGTGACCGCAAAGACGCACAAGGCAAACGCTGTGATTTATTGCGTTATGGATTGCTGAGAAGTGAGTGGGAGACACAGAAAAAATAA
- a CDS encoding DUF438 domain-containing protein yields the protein MADERIEILKSILLDLHHGATAEEVQEQFNKHFTGVSAIEISLMEHELMNSDTGVTFEDVMSLCNVHANLFKGAVKNVEVADTDHPGHPVQIFKQENLALRAALLRIRRLLDTYAQTDDAEMKTELEKGLMRQLGLVGQFDIHYQRKEELMFPIMEKYGHDSPPKVMWGVDDQIRELFQEAKTAAEDLSNLGIEPARATFENFAAEFEAMIFKEESILLMILLESFTQDDWLKIAEESDAYGYAIIKPAEKWVPARQSFTEAEKETAEKTGSEAAARDELVSDGTIQQVIETPDGQVTISFKPKKKKAENNFDRQTQQPFGHGYLSVEEANLILNHLPMEITFVNKEDIFQYYNDSVPADEMIFKRTPSQVGRNVELCHPPKSLEKVRFIFKELREGKRDKFVMWFKSESRGKFVHVTYAAVRDEAGEFQGVLEYVQDIQPFRDIEEDFYRGVD from the coding sequence ATGGCAGATGAACGAATTGAGATTTTAAAATCCATTTTGCTGGATTTGCACCATGGTGCAACAGCAGAAGAGGTTCAAGAGCAGTTTAACAAGCATTTTACAGGTGTTTCGGCTATTGAGATCAGTCTTATGGAGCACGAACTGATGAACTCGGATACGGGTGTAACCTTTGAGGATGTTATGTCGCTTTGCAATGTTCATGCGAATCTTTTTAAGGGAGCAGTGAAAAATGTAGAAGTGGCTGACACAGATCATCCAGGACATCCAGTTCAAATTTTTAAGCAGGAAAATCTGGCTCTGAGAGCGGCTCTGTTGCGGATCCGGCGCCTCCTTGATACCTATGCTCAAACAGATGATGCAGAAATGAAGACAGAGTTGGAAAAGGGGTTGATGCGCCAGCTGGGCTTGGTCGGTCAATTTGACATTCATTATCAGCGCAAGGAAGAGCTGATGTTTCCGATTATGGAGAAATACGGTCATGACTCACCACCCAAGGTTATGTGGGGTGTGGACGACCAGATTCGAGAGCTTTTTCAGGAAGCAAAGACTGCTGCTGAAGATTTGTCTAACCTAGGTATCGAGCCAGCTCGAGCAACATTTGAAAATTTTGCGGCTGAATTTGAGGCGATGATTTTCAAGGAAGAATCCATCTTGCTTATGATTTTGCTGGAATCTTTCACACAGGACGATTGGTTGAAAATTGCAGAAGAAAGTGATGCCTATGGCTATGCGATTATCAAGCCGGCTGAAAAGTGGGTACCAGCTCGTCAATCATTCACGGAGGCAGAAAAAGAGACTGCTGAGAAGACTGGAAGCGAAGCGGCAGCCCGTGACGAGTTGGTGTCAGACGGTACTATTCAGCAAGTCATTGAGACGCCTGATGGGCAGGTCACCATTTCCTTTAAACCAAAAAAGAAAAAGGCAGAAAACAATTTTGATCGACAGACCCAACAGCCGTTTGGACATGGCTATTTGTCAGTGGAAGAGGCAAATCTAATCTTGAATCATCTGCCGATGGAGATTACCTTTGTCAATAAGGAGGATATTTTCCAGTACTACAATGACAGTGTGCCAGCCGATGAGATGATTTTCAAGCGGACGCCGAGTCAAGTGGGGCGCAATGTCGAGCTGTGCCACCCGCCTAAGTCTTTGGAAAAGGTGCGCTTTATTTTTAAGGAATTGCGTGAAGGCAAGCGAGACAAGTTTGTTATGTGGTTCAAGTCTGAGTCGCGGGGAAAATTTGTTCATGTGACGTATGCGGCAGTGCGAGATGAAGCAGGAGAGTTTCAAGGGGTGCTAGAATATGTTCAAGATATTCAGCCTTTCCGTGATATTGAAGAAGATTTCTACCGAGGAGTAGATTAG
- the rlmD gene encoding 23S rRNA (uracil(1939)-C(5))-methyltransferase RlmD encodes MNLKVKQKIPLKIKKMGINGEGIGFYKKTLVFVPGALKGEDIFCQITTVKRNFVEAKLLTINKRSKYRVEPPCEIYEKCGGCQIMHLHYDKQLEFKTDLLRQALKKFAPQGYENYEIRPTIGMQEPQYYRAKLQFQTRKFKGDVKAGLYAQNSHYLISLKNCLVQDKVTQRIINKVALLLGKYNFPIYDERKNAGVRTVMIRRARKTGQVQMIFVTGKKLDFSPVIRDLSAEFPELETVAVNYHTTKSSEIYGDRTEIIWGKETIQEGVLDYEFSLSPRAFYQLNPEQTEVLYSEAVKALDVDSKDCLIDAYCGVGTIGFAFAKKVKSLRGMDIIPEAIEDAKRNAKKMGFDNAYYEAGTAESIIPRWYKEGYRADALIVDPPRTGLDDKLLETIVRYAPKKMVYVSCNVSTLARDLVQLSKVYDVHYIQSVDMFPHTARTEAVVKLVRKED; translated from the coding sequence ATGAATCTGAAAGTAAAACAAAAAATCCCCTTGAAAATCAAAAAAATGGGAATCAACGGGGAAGGGATTGGATTTTATAAAAAGACATTGGTCTTTGTACCAGGTGCTTTAAAAGGTGAGGATATTTTTTGTCAAATCACGACGGTTAAGCGTAATTTTGTCGAAGCAAAACTGTTGACGATTAACAAACGCTCTAAGTATCGAGTAGAGCCTCCTTGTGAGATTTATGAAAAATGCGGGGGCTGCCAGATTATGCACTTGCATTATGATAAGCAACTGGAGTTTAAGACGGATCTGTTGCGGCAGGCTTTGAAAAAATTTGCACCTCAAGGTTATGAAAACTACGAGATTCGTCCAACGATTGGTATGCAAGAACCTCAATATTATCGAGCGAAGTTGCAGTTTCAAACACGGAAATTTAAGGGAGATGTAAAAGCGGGTCTTTATGCGCAGAATTCTCATTATCTGATTTCTTTGAAAAACTGTCTGGTTCAAGATAAGGTAACGCAGAGAATTATCAATAAAGTGGCCCTCCTTTTGGGGAAGTACAATTTTCCTATTTATGATGAGAGAAAAAATGCCGGCGTTCGGACGGTTATGATTCGCAGGGCTCGAAAAACGGGACAGGTGCAGATGATTTTTGTTACGGGAAAGAAGTTGGACTTTTCTCCAGTCATTCGTGATTTGTCAGCAGAATTTCCAGAGTTGGAAACAGTGGCGGTCAATTACCATACGACAAAATCAAGTGAAATCTATGGAGATAGGACGGAGATTATCTGGGGGAAAGAAACCATTCAGGAAGGTGTTTTGGATTACGAGTTTTCCTTATCGCCTAGGGCTTTTTACCAGCTCAATCCAGAGCAAACAGAGGTGCTTTACAGTGAAGCAGTTAAGGCTCTGGATGTCGATTCAAAGGATTGCCTGATTGATGCTTATTGTGGTGTGGGAACGATTGGCTTTGCTTTTGCTAAAAAAGTAAAGTCTCTTCGTGGCATGGATATTATACCAGAAGCTATTGAGGATGCTAAGCGAAATGCCAAGAAGATGGGCTTTGACAATGCTTATTATGAGGCTGGGACTGCTGAAAGCATTATTCCTCGTTGGTACAAGGAAGGTTACCGAGCAGATGCCTTGATTGTGGATCCGCCACGGACTGGCTTAGATGATAAGCTGCTTGAAACGATTGTTCGTTATGCACCAAAGAAAATGGTTTATGTCTCCTGTAATGTCTCTACTCTAGCTAGAGATTTGGTGCAATTGAGCAAGGTCTACGATGTTCATTATATTCAATCTGTGGATATGTTTCCCCACACAGCCCGGACCGAGGCTGTAGTGAAGTTGGTAAGGAAAGAGGATTAG
- a CDS encoding nitronate monooxygenase encodes MSITTLLNIKYPIFQGAMAQISHYQLAAAVSEAGGLGIIASGGMTGDQLREEIRELRKLTDKPFAVNVMLMLKNVEELVNVIIEEKVPVVTTGAGTPKFILPALKEAGIKVIPVIASVKHAKKMQELGVDAVIAEGSEAGGHIGSTNTMALLPQIADAVDIPVIGAGGIADGRGLAAAFVLGAQGAQLGTVFLASEECPIAESYKEAVLKANDTDTAVTGRRAGAPVRCIRNEMTDHYIELENKGTSREELEEITIGALSKAVYGGDTKNGSMMCGQIAGMIKEIRPCKEIIETIVSDAQKVLENTEISL; translated from the coding sequence ATGTCTATTACAACTTTACTAAACATCAAATATCCAATTTTTCAAGGTGCTATGGCGCAAATTTCTCACTATCAGTTGGCTGCTGCTGTTTCAGAAGCGGGTGGCTTGGGGATTATTGCTTCAGGTGGTATGACTGGCGACCAATTGCGCGAAGAAATTCGTGAATTGCGTAAACTCACAGACAAACCATTCGCTGTTAACGTGATGCTGATGCTGAAAAATGTCGAAGAGCTTGTGAATGTTATCATCGAAGAAAAAGTTCCTGTTGTGACAACTGGTGCTGGCACTCCTAAATTCATTCTGCCCGCTCTCAAAGAAGCAGGTATCAAGGTTATTCCGGTCATTGCCAGCGTGAAACATGCTAAAAAAATGCAAGAATTAGGGGTTGATGCTGTTATCGCTGAAGGATCCGAAGCAGGTGGTCATATCGGTAGTACAAATACTATGGCTTTGCTGCCACAAATTGCTGATGCAGTTGATATTCCCGTAATTGGTGCAGGAGGTATTGCAGACGGTCGTGGACTTGCCGCTGCTTTCGTTTTAGGTGCACAAGGAGCTCAACTCGGTACGGTATTTCTCGCGTCAGAAGAATGCCCAATCGCTGAAAGTTATAAAGAAGCCGTTCTCAAGGCAAATGATACAGATACAGCTGTCACAGGCAGGAGGGCGGGTGCCCCCGTTCGTTGTATCCGAAACGAAATGACAGACCATTATATAGAACTTGAAAATAAAGGTACCAGCCGTGAGGAATTGGAAGAGATTACTATCGGTGCTCTCTCAAAAGCTGTATATGGCGGAGATACCAAAAACGGCTCCATGATGTGCGGTCAAATTGCTGGTATGATAAAAGAAATCCGACCATGCAAAGAAATCATTGAAACAATCGTCTCAGATGCACAAAAAGTATTGGAAAACACAGAGATTTCCTTGTAA
- a CDS encoding DUF1858 domain-containing protein — MDNIIDVSIPVAEVIDKHPEVLEILVELGFKPLANPIMRNTVGRKVSLKQGSKLEGTPMDKIVMTLEANGYEVVGLD; from the coding sequence ATGGATAACATCATTGATGTATCAATTCCTGTGGCAGAAGTAATTGACAAGCACCCAGAAGTGTTAGAAATTTTAGTGGAGCTCGGCTTTAAGCCGCTTGCCAATCCAATCATGCGCAATACGGTTGGTCGCAAGGTGTCGTTAAAGCAAGGTTCTAAGTTAGAGGGAACCCCTATGGATAAAATTGTCATGACATTAGAAGCAAATGGCTATGAAGTGGTGGGGCTAGACTAA
- a CDS encoding DUF1912 family protein translates to MTYEQEFLKDFEAWVKTQVAINEMALQESQKVYEEDKDERAKEAAIRYESRLDAYQFLLGKFANYQEGKGFHDLPDGLFGQRNY, encoded by the coding sequence ATGACGTACGAACAAGAATTTTTAAAGGATTTTGAAGCTTGGGTCAAAACTCAGGTGGCAATCAACGAAATGGCTCTTCAAGAGAGTCAGAAAGTTTATGAGGAAGATAAAGATGAACGCGCTAAAGAAGCTGCGATTCGTTATGAGAGCCGTTTGGATGCTTATCAGTTTCTATTAGGGAAATTTGCCAACTATCAAGAGGGCAAGGGATTTCATGACCTACCAGACGGACTTTTTGGGCAGAGAAATTATTGA